A window of the Burkholderia sp. 9120 genome harbors these coding sequences:
- the fliD gene encoding flagellar filament capping protein FliD, protein MSTINNTSVNQATSSARNQVQQAAQSIISGSTGNSSMDVASLVSALVNAKTAGQSAALQARQTTDNTTLSAYGALTSALSALQAAIKNLSDGTTLSTFAATASGKGLDPKAGVGAVPGSYVVEVKQIATSQSLASAAFGTTTQLGTGTLSIAVGGKSMDIAVDSKNNTLGGIADAINKASNNPGVTATIVTGTGGAHLVLRAATTGAANTIDVTTSNVQNDAGLAALGVKSTPGADGAASTFVSSDSTKAWRQSEAAQDALLTIGGIDARSATNAVTDAISGVSLNLSRDAIGTTQTLTIAPDTTAQNTAITNFANLYNTVVTTVNKLSSYDKTSKTGGALLGDSTLQTIKNSLASIIGGGVGKGTSTVSLAHIGITLKGDPADGTLVIDNAKLSSALSTAPARVAQLFNTTDGLGAKLNRSITEFTRTGGIIDTRNSALNADLKSVTAQQSKLADYATQLTKQYQSQFTALNTLMATMNNNSAYLTALFGGSKSAGALATNK, encoded by the coding sequence ATGTCTACGATCAACAACACGTCCGTCAATCAGGCGACGTCCAGCGCACGCAACCAGGTGCAGCAGGCGGCGCAATCCATCATCAGCGGCTCGACCGGCAATTCGTCCATGGACGTCGCGAGCCTCGTGTCGGCGCTAGTAAATGCGAAGACGGCGGGTCAGTCGGCGGCGTTGCAAGCCCGGCAAACCACCGACAACACCACGTTGTCCGCGTACGGCGCGTTGACGTCGGCGCTGAGCGCGCTGCAGGCGGCGATCAAGAATCTGTCGGACGGCACCACGCTGTCGACCTTCGCGGCCACGGCCAGCGGTAAAGGACTCGACCCGAAAGCGGGCGTCGGCGCCGTACCCGGCAGCTACGTCGTCGAAGTCAAGCAGATCGCCACGTCGCAGAGCCTGGCGTCCGCCGCGTTCGGCACGACCACGCAACTGGGCACCGGCACGTTGAGCATCGCGGTCGGCGGCAAGTCGATGGACATCGCGGTCGACAGCAAGAACAACACGCTCGGCGGCATTGCCGACGCGATCAACAAGGCGAGCAACAACCCGGGCGTCACGGCCACGATCGTGACCGGCACGGGCGGCGCCCACCTCGTGCTGCGCGCGGCCACCACCGGTGCGGCCAACACGATCGACGTCACCACCAGCAACGTGCAGAACGATGCGGGCCTGGCGGCGCTCGGCGTCAAGTCGACGCCCGGCGCGGATGGCGCGGCGTCCACGTTCGTCTCGTCGGACAGCACCAAAGCCTGGCGTCAGAGCGAAGCCGCGCAGGACGCGCTGCTCACCATCGGCGGGATCGACGCGCGCAGCGCGACCAACGCCGTGACCGACGCGATCTCCGGCGTATCGCTGAATCTGTCGCGCGACGCGATCGGCACCACGCAGACGCTGACCATCGCACCGGACACCACCGCGCAAAACACCGCGATCACGAATTTCGCGAACCTGTACAACACGGTCGTCACGACGGTCAACAAACTGTCCTCGTACGACAAAACGTCGAAGACCGGCGGCGCGCTGCTCGGCGACTCCACGCTGCAGACCATCAAGAATTCGCTGGCGTCGATTATCGGCGGCGGGGTGGGTAAGGGCACTTCGACGGTGAGCCTCGCGCATATCGGCATCACGCTGAAGGGCGATCCGGCGGACGGCACGCTGGTGATCGACAATGCGAAGCTGAGCTCGGCGCTCAGCACCGCGCCGGCGCGCGTGGCGCAACTGTTCAACACGACCGACGGGCTCGGCGCGAAGCTGAACAGGAGCATCACGGAGTTCACTCGGACCGGCGGCATCATCGACACGCGCAACAGCGCGTTGAACGCCGATCTGAAGAGCGTCACCGCGCAGCAGTCCAAGCTCGCCGACTACGCGACGCAACTGACCAAGCAGTATCAGAGCCAGTTCACCGCGCTGAACACGCTAATGGCGACGATGAACAACAACTCGGCCTATCTGACGGCGCTGTTCGGCGGCTCGAAGAGCGCGGGCGCGCTGGCCACCAATAAGTAA
- a CDS encoding trimeric intracellular cation channel family protein: MHPRLTLALTLMEALAIFAYAISGFIEARTRRLDPVGTFLVAIATAFGGGTLRDVLLERRPFYWVQHQGYLIAIFAMSLFAPTLLKMTSRLLSERVLLVADAIGLGLFSIAGTSIAHDAQMPWFTAVMMGVLTGVFGGVIRDVLCNEVPLILRDSRPYATCAFVGCWLYVLLDYANVDTVYSVLIATVFILLARLLTFRFNVRLPH; the protein is encoded by the coding sequence ATCCATCCGAGGCTGACGCTGGCGCTGACCCTCATGGAAGCGCTGGCGATTTTCGCGTACGCGATTTCCGGCTTCATCGAAGCCCGCACGCGGCGGCTCGACCCCGTGGGCACCTTTCTCGTGGCGATCGCCACGGCTTTCGGCGGCGGCACGTTGCGCGATGTGTTGCTGGAGCGGCGGCCGTTCTACTGGGTCCAGCATCAGGGTTATCTGATCGCGATCTTCGCGATGTCGCTGTTCGCGCCCACGCTGTTGAAGATGACCTCGCGCCTGCTGTCCGAGCGCGTGCTGCTGGTCGCGGATGCCATCGGGCTGGGCCTGTTCAGTATCGCGGGCACGTCGATCGCGCATGACGCGCAGATGCCGTGGTTCACCGCGGTAATGATGGGTGTGCTGACGGGCGTGTTCGGCGGCGTGATCCGCGACGTGCTGTGCAACGAAGTGCCGCTGATCCTGCGTGACTCGCGGCCTTATGCGACCTGCGCATTCGTGGGCTGCTGGCTGTATGTGCTGCTGGACTATGCAAACGTGGATACCGTGTACAGCGTATTGATCGCGACGGTTTTTATTCTGCTCGCCCGGCTGCTGACGTTCAGGTTCAACGTGCGCTTGCCGCACTGA
- a CDS encoding DNA translocase FtsK: MAKAPYSASAQALPHRMSRLFTEIRWILQVALGVFLLMALVSYSRRDPSWTHAAQVDHIGNWAGRVGAWTSDILLLLFGLSAYWWIVLLGRHISANYKRITRNEDVQEDKPRDVSWLADAFAFMLVLLACDGIEALRMWSLKVQLPRAPGGVIGEAVARGVSHALGFTGGTLALLIALAIGLSLYFRFSWLSVSEKVGESIISAVTFAKLRREAGRDRKLGEAAAVKREGKVEKGRVRIEEHEPVVIVPPVVTPAKSERVEKERQVPLFTDLPGDSTLPPISLLDAAPVAQETISADTLEFTSRLIEKKLKDFGVEVSVVAAYPGPVVTRYEIEPATGVKGSQIVGLAKDLARSLSLVSIRVVETIPGKNFMALELPNLRRQTVSLSEILGSAVYADAASPLTMGLGKDIGGKPVCADLAKMPHLLVAGTTGSGKSVGINAMILSLLYKASADQVRMILIDPKMLEMSVYEGIPHLLCPVVTDMRQAGHALNWAVAEMERRYKLMSKLGVRNLAGYNNKIDEAAKREEKLPNPFSLTPDDPEPLSRLPNIVVVIDELADLMMVVGKKVEELIARIAQKARAAGIHLILATQRPSVDVITGLIKANVPTRMAFQVSSKIDSRTILDQQGAESLLGMGDMLYLPPGSGMPVRVHGAFVSDEEVHRVVDKLKEQGEPNYIEGILEGGVTGEGDEGSAGAGGTGSGDGESDPLYDQAVDVVLKNRRASISLVQRHLRIGYNRAARLLEQMENSGVVSSMSSNGNREILAPAREAE; encoded by the coding sequence ATGGCAAAAGCTCCCTATTCCGCGAGCGCGCAGGCATTGCCGCACCGCATGTCGCGCCTTTTCACCGAAATCCGCTGGATCCTGCAGGTGGCGCTCGGCGTGTTCCTGCTCATGGCGCTCGTCAGCTATAGCCGGCGCGACCCGAGCTGGACCCACGCCGCTCAGGTCGACCATATCGGCAACTGGGCCGGCCGTGTCGGCGCCTGGACGTCGGACATCCTGCTGTTGCTGTTCGGCCTGTCCGCCTACTGGTGGATCGTGCTGCTCGGCCGCCATATCTCCGCCAACTACAAGCGCATTACCCGCAACGAAGACGTGCAGGAAGACAAGCCGCGCGACGTCAGCTGGCTCGCGGATGCGTTCGCATTCATGCTCGTGCTGCTCGCCTGCGACGGTATCGAGGCGCTGCGCATGTGGTCGCTGAAAGTGCAGTTGCCGCGCGCGCCCGGCGGCGTGATCGGGGAGGCGGTGGCGCGTGGAGTCTCGCATGCGCTGGGTTTCACCGGCGGCACGCTGGCCTTGCTGATCGCGCTCGCGATCGGCTTGTCGCTGTATTTCCGTTTCTCGTGGCTGTCGGTGTCGGAAAAGGTCGGCGAGTCGATCATTTCCGCCGTCACGTTCGCGAAGCTGCGCCGCGAGGCCGGCCGCGATCGCAAGCTGGGGGAAGCGGCGGCGGTGAAGCGCGAAGGCAAGGTCGAAAAAGGCCGCGTGCGGATCGAGGAACACGAGCCGGTCGTAATCGTGCCGCCGGTCGTCACGCCGGCCAAATCGGAGCGCGTCGAGAAAGAACGGCAAGTGCCGTTGTTCACCGATCTGCCGGGCGACTCCACCTTGCCGCCCATCTCGCTGCTCGACGCCGCGCCGGTCGCGCAGGAAACGATTTCCGCCGACACGCTCGAATTCACTTCGCGTCTGATCGAGAAGAAGCTCAAGGACTTCGGCGTCGAAGTGAGCGTGGTCGCCGCGTATCCGGGGCCGGTCGTCACGCGCTATGAAATCGAGCCGGCCACGGGCGTGAAGGGCAGCCAGATCGTCGGTCTCGCGAAAGACCTGGCGCGCTCGCTGTCGCTGGTGTCGATCCGCGTGGTCGAGACCATTCCGGGCAAGAATTTCATGGCGCTCGAGTTGCCGAACCTGCGCCGTCAGACCGTGAGCCTGTCCGAGATTCTCGGCTCGGCGGTTTATGCGGACGCCGCGTCGCCGCTCACCATGGGGCTCGGCAAGGACATCGGCGGCAAGCCGGTGTGTGCCGACCTCGCGAAGATGCCGCACCTGCTGGTGGCGGGCACGACCGGTTCGGGCAAGTCGGTGGGGATCAACGCGATGATCCTGTCGCTGCTCTACAAGGCGAGCGCCGACCAGGTCCGCATGATCCTGATCGATCCGAAGATGCTCGAAATGAGCGTCTACGAAGGCATTCCGCATCTGCTGTGTCCGGTGGTCACGGACATGCGCCAGGCCGGTCACGCGCTCAACTGGGCGGTCGCCGAAATGGAGCGCCGCTACAAGCTGATGAGCAAGCTCGGCGTGCGTAACCTCGCCGGCTACAACAACAAGATCGACGAAGCCGCCAAGCGCGAAGAGAAGCTGCCGAATCCGTTCAGCCTCACGCCGGACGATCCGGAACCGCTGTCGCGCCTGCCGAATATCGTGGTCGTGATCGACGAACTGGCTGACCTGATGATGGTGGTCGGCAAGAAGGTCGAAGAGCTGATCGCGCGGATCGCGCAGAAGGCGCGCGCGGCCGGCATCCATCTGATTCTCGCTACGCAACGGCCGTCGGTCGACGTGATCACCGGCCTGATCAAGGCCAACGTGCCGACGCGCATGGCCTTCCAGGTGTCGTCGAAGATCGACTCGCGCACCATTCTCGACCAGCAGGGCGCGGAATCGCTGCTCGGCATGGGCGACATGCTGTATCTGCCGCCGGGCAGCGGTATGCCGGTGCGGGTGCACGGCGCGTTCGTCTCGGACGAGGAAGTGCACCGCGTGGTCGACAAGCTCAAGGAGCAGGGCGAGCCGAACTATATCGAGGGCATTCTCGAAGGCGGCGTGACGGGCGAGGGCGACGAAGGCTCGGCAGGTGCCGGCGGAACCGGCTCGGGCGACGGCGAGTCGGACCCGTTGTACGACCAGGCGGTCGACGTCGTGCTGAAGAACCGCCGCGCGTCGATCTCGCTGGTGCAGCGGCATTTGCGCATCGGCTATAACCGCGCGGCGCGCCTGCTCGAGCAGATGGAGAACTCGGGCGTGGTGTCGTCCATGTCGTCGAACGGCAATCGCGAGATTCTCGCGCCGGCGCGGGAAGCGGAATAA
- a CDS encoding flagellar hook-basal body complex protein, with product MGYQQGLSGVTAASQNLDVIGNNVANSHTVGFKSGSAQFADMYANSVATAVGNQVGIGTRLAEVQQQFSQGTINSTNQALNVAINGNGFFQLSNNGTAVYSRNGVFQLDKNGFITNAQGLKLMGFGANAAGVVNTAQTVPLSVPTANIAPQATTKIVAGLNLNAQDKLMLGTPTVTPGANAGTLTTPGATITRPASGTNNDNYTVKFTSPTAYTVTDNTLGTATTGAYTAGTAIPLGNGQTITFNGLPSTNDSYTIAPTPIAFNQNSSTTYNYSTSTTVYDSLGGSQTVNMYFAKTAAGAWNVYAGPSSGAAQLIGHANFNSSGTLLGTTDKSGVATTTPFVFNFGVPTTDGSSTPQNLTLNIGGTTQYGGKNGVNTLQPDGYAAGTLTSFTIAADGTLTGNYSNQQTAALGQIVLANFSNQNGLVNLGNNEFQQTSQSGVAQISAPGSTNHGVLQGGAVENSNVDLTSELVKLITAQRNYQANAQTIKTQKTVDQTLMNL from the coding sequence ATGGGATACCAGCAAGGTTTGAGTGGGGTGACGGCTGCGTCGCAGAATCTCGACGTGATCGGCAATAACGTCGCCAACTCGCATACGGTCGGCTTCAAGAGCGGTTCCGCGCAATTCGCCGACATGTACGCCAATTCGGTGGCGACCGCGGTGGGCAATCAGGTTGGCATCGGCACTCGCCTCGCCGAAGTGCAGCAGCAGTTCTCGCAAGGCACGATCAACAGCACCAACCAGGCACTCAACGTCGCGATCAACGGCAACGGGTTCTTCCAGCTGTCGAACAACGGGACGGCGGTGTACTCGCGCAACGGCGTGTTCCAGCTCGACAAGAACGGCTTCATCACCAACGCGCAAGGCCTGAAACTGATGGGCTTCGGCGCGAACGCCGCGGGGGTGGTCAACACTGCGCAAACCGTGCCGCTCAGCGTGCCGACCGCGAACATCGCGCCGCAGGCCACCACGAAGATCGTCGCCGGTCTGAACCTGAACGCGCAGGACAAGCTGATGCTCGGCACGCCGACCGTCACGCCCGGCGCGAACGCCGGCACGCTCACCACGCCTGGCGCGACGATTACGCGTCCGGCGTCCGGCACGAACAACGACAACTACACCGTCAAGTTCACGAGCCCGACCGCCTACACGGTGACCGACAACACGCTCGGCACCGCGACCACCGGCGCCTACACGGCCGGCACGGCGATCCCGCTCGGCAACGGGCAGACCATCACGTTCAACGGTCTGCCGTCCACGAACGACAGCTACACGATCGCGCCGACGCCGATCGCGTTCAACCAGAACAGCTCGACGACGTACAACTACTCGACCAGCACGACGGTCTACGACTCGCTCGGCGGCTCGCAGACGGTCAACATGTACTTCGCCAAGACGGCGGCCGGCGCGTGGAATGTCTACGCGGGTCCGTCGAGCGGCGCGGCGCAACTGATCGGCCACGCGAATTTCAACTCGTCGGGCACGCTGCTCGGCACGACGGACAAGAGCGGCGTCGCGACCACCACGCCATTCGTGTTCAACTTCGGCGTGCCGACCACGGACGGTTCGTCGACGCCGCAGAACCTGACGCTGAACATTGGCGGCACGACGCAGTACGGCGGCAAGAACGGCGTGAACACGCTGCAACCCGACGGCTATGCCGCCGGCACGCTGACGAGCTTTACGATTGCCGCCGACGGCACGCTGACCGGCAACTACTCGAACCAGCAAACCGCCGCGCTCGGTCAGATCGTGCTCGCGAACTTCTCGAATCAGAACGGTCTGGTGAACCTCGGCAACAACGAGTTCCAGCAGACTTCGCAGTCGGGTGTCGCGCAGATTTCGGCGCCGGGTTCGACGAACCACGGCGTGCTGCAAGGCGGCGCGGTGGAAAACTCGAATGTCGATCTGACTAGCGAACTGGTCAAGCTGATTACCGCGCAACGCAACTATCAGGCGAACGCGCAGACGATCAAGACGCAAAAGACCGTCGATCAGACATTAATGAACCTTTAA
- the trxB gene encoding thioredoxin-disulfide reductase encodes MPATSTKHAKVLILGSGPAGYTAAVYAARANLAPVLVTGLAQGGQLMTTTDVENWPADAHGVQGPELMTRFLEHAERFNTEILFDHIHTAKLDEKPIRLIGDSGEYTCDSLIIATGASAQYLGLASEEAFMGKGVSACATCDGFFYKQQHVAVIGGGNTAVEEALYLSGIAKKVTVIHRRDKFRAEPILIDRLLAKEKEGLVEIKWNHTLDEVTGDQTGVTGLRIKHAQTGATEDIALQGLFVAIGHKPNTDIFAGQLEMKNGYIITKGGLNGFATATSVPGVFAAGDVQDHVYRQAITSAGTGCMAALDAQRYLETIDEMAGEHAMSQEAGR; translated from the coding sequence ATGCCCGCTACTTCCACGAAACACGCCAAGGTTCTGATTCTCGGTTCCGGCCCTGCTGGCTACACGGCTGCGGTCTACGCGGCGCGCGCCAACCTGGCGCCGGTGCTGGTCACGGGTCTCGCCCAGGGCGGTCAGCTGATGACCACGACCGACGTCGAAAACTGGCCGGCAGATGCCCACGGCGTGCAAGGTCCGGAACTGATGACGCGCTTCCTGGAGCACGCGGAGCGCTTCAACACCGAGATCCTGTTCGACCACATTCACACGGCCAAGCTCGACGAAAAGCCGATCCGCCTGATCGGCGATTCGGGCGAATACACCTGCGACTCGCTGATCATCGCGACGGGCGCGTCGGCGCAGTACCTCGGCCTGGCGTCGGAAGAAGCGTTCATGGGCAAGGGCGTGTCGGCTTGCGCCACTTGCGACGGCTTTTTCTACAAGCAGCAGCACGTGGCCGTGATCGGCGGCGGCAATACCGCGGTCGAAGAAGCGCTCTACCTGTCCGGTATCGCGAAGAAGGTGACCGTGATCCATCGTCGCGACAAGTTCCGCGCCGAGCCGATCCTGATCGATCGTCTGCTGGCGAAAGAAAAGGAAGGCCTGGTCGAGATCAAGTGGAACCACACGCTCGACGAAGTGACCGGCGACCAGACCGGCGTCACCGGCCTGCGCATCAAGCACGCGCAAACCGGCGCAACGGAAGACATCGCGCTGCAAGGCCTGTTCGTCGCGATCGGCCACAAGCCGAACACGGACATTTTCGCCGGCCAGCTGGAAATGAAGAACGGCTACATCATCACCAAGGGCGGCCTGAACGGTTTCGCGACCGCCACCAGCGTGCCGGGCGTGTTCGCTGCCGGCGACGTGCAGGACCACGTCTATCGTCAGGCGATCACCAGCGCGGGCACCGGCTGTATGGCCGCGCTCGACGCGCAACGCTACCTGGAAACCATCGACGAGATGGCCGGCGAGCATGCCATGAGCCAGGAAGCCGGACGTTGA
- a CDS encoding LysR family transcriptional regulator gives MFSQLTDLDLRLIRVFLAIVDAGGVSPAQATLNVGQSTISTQLATLETRLGYRLCERGRGGFSLTARGEQFIDAARALLSAVDTFGMQARNVGRKLVGTLDIGMIGHTPVSASARISDAIGRFRARDQSVRFSILVRSPGELEELLLNGRIQVGIGYFWHRVPSLEYTEVFAEDQLAYCAKGHPLFTQAGAVPPAEAAQHEWAWRSYPLPEAESSTTPQNVTAVADNMEAVAMLVLSGHHLGYLPGHFAAPFVRQGLLAALNPELMRYRVAFHMVTRGRQHRTDIVEAFIDDMKAAHPAQILEVEA, from the coding sequence ATGTTCTCTCAACTCACCGATCTCGACCTGCGGCTGATCCGCGTGTTCCTCGCCATCGTCGACGCCGGCGGCGTGTCGCCCGCCCAGGCGACCCTCAATGTCGGCCAGTCGACCATCAGCACACAGCTCGCCACGCTGGAAACGCGTCTGGGCTACCGGCTGTGCGAACGCGGCCGCGGCGGCTTCAGCCTGACCGCGCGCGGCGAGCAGTTCATCGACGCGGCGCGTGCGCTGTTATCCGCGGTCGATACCTTCGGCATGCAGGCGCGCAACGTCGGCCGCAAGCTGGTCGGCACGCTGGATATCGGCATGATCGGCCATACGCCGGTGTCGGCCAGCGCCCGTATCAGCGACGCGATCGGTCGCTTCCGGGCGCGCGATCAGTCAGTGCGGTTTTCGATTCTGGTGCGCTCGCCGGGCGAGCTGGAAGAGTTGCTGCTCAATGGGCGGATTCAGGTGGGCATCGGCTATTTCTGGCATCGCGTGCCGTCGCTCGAATACACCGAGGTGTTCGCCGAAGACCAGCTCGCGTATTGCGCGAAGGGGCATCCGCTGTTCACGCAGGCGGGCGCGGTGCCGCCCGCCGAAGCCGCACAGCATGAATGGGCGTGGCGGAGTTATCCGTTGCCCGAGGCCGAGAGTTCGACCACGCCGCAGAACGTGACCGCCGTTGCGGACAATATGGAAGCGGTCGCGATGCTGGTGCTGTCGGGGCATCACCTCGGCTATTTGCCGGGGCATTTCGCGGCGCCGTTCGTCAGGCAGGGGCTGCTCGCGGCGTTGAATCCGGAGTTGATGCGCTATCGCGTCGCGTTTCATATGGTGACGCGGGGGCGACAGCATCGCACGGATATCGTCGAGGCGTTTATCGACGATATGAAGGCTGCGCATCCAGCGCAGATTCTGGAGGTGGAGGCGTAG
- a CDS encoding Smr/MutS family protein: MPKNQPHPNEPKRARTAARAAPEPAVPVAQAKLEAAAGLAGLGALRDALKGETQRRDRERAVAAVAQREATADADLFRREIGAVAPLAVPPRATLPRNPPPPLPVQTRLDEEAVLHEAISDEFDPEVLLETDETLSYCRPGVSQEVVRKLRRGDWIVQAQIDLHGMRREEAREALAEFIRESVKRGLRCLRVIHGKGLGSIGKEPVLKGKVRAWLVQKSEVYAFCQARPHDGGAGAVVVLLQPGALPAHAKS, encoded by the coding sequence ATGCCGAAAAACCAGCCCCACCCCAACGAACCGAAGCGCGCCCGCACCGCCGCCAGGGCGGCACCGGAACCCGCCGTCCCCGTCGCCCAGGCGAAGCTCGAAGCGGCGGCCGGTCTTGCCGGCCTCGGCGCGCTGCGCGACGCGTTGAAGGGCGAAACGCAACGGCGCGACCGCGAGCGCGCCGTCGCCGCGGTGGCGCAGCGCGAAGCAACGGCGGACGCCGATCTGTTCCGCCGCGAGATCGGCGCAGTGGCGCCGTTAGCGGTGCCGCCGCGCGCCACGCTGCCGCGCAATCCCCCGCCGCCGCTGCCGGTGCAAACCAGGCTCGACGAAGAAGCCGTCCTGCACGAAGCGATTTCCGACGAGTTCGATCCCGAGGTACTGCTCGAAACCGACGAGACGCTCTCGTATTGCCGCCCCGGCGTCAGTCAGGAAGTCGTGCGCAAACTGCGGCGCGGCGACTGGATCGTGCAGGCGCAAATCGACCTGCACGGCATGCGGCGCGAAGAAGCGCGCGAGGCGCTGGCCGAGTTCATCCGCGAGTCGGTGAAGCGCGGTTTGCGCTGTTTGCGCGTGATTCACGGCAAGGGTTTGGGGTCGATCGGCAAGGAGCCGGTGCTGAAAGGCAAAGTGCGCGCCTGGCTCGTGCAGAAGTCCGAGGTCTACGCGTTCTGCCAGGCGCGTCCGCACGACGGCGGCGCCGGCGCGGTGGTGGTGCTGCTGCAGCCGGGCGCGTTGCCGGCGCACGCCAAATCCTGA
- the lolA gene encoding outer membrane lipoprotein chaperone LolA — MQLFAQQHVRQSAQSSRFGQLARTFVRGVGSVAIGASMLVASQAFASGTEQLKAFVAQVHSARGTFVQQEVRAPSKAQGASGVLSTSGAGKTGTSSGTFTFARPGKFIWQYEKPYAQLLQADGDKLYVYDKDLNQVTVRSLGGALGASPAAILFGSNDLDKNFTLRDAGVKAGIDWLELTPKAKDTQFQRVGIGFKDGNLEAMELHDVFGNVTLLTFSNIQKNPPLPADAFKFTVPKGADVING, encoded by the coding sequence ATGCAGCTATTCGCGCAGCAGCACGTTCGACAGAGTGCTCAATCCAGCCGCTTCGGCCAACTCGCGCGCACGTTTGTGCGTGGCGTCGGCAGCGTGGCGATCGGCGCGTCGATGCTGGTGGCGTCGCAGGCATTCGCGAGCGGCACCGAGCAACTGAAGGCGTTCGTCGCGCAAGTGCATTCGGCGCGCGGCACCTTCGTGCAGCAGGAAGTGCGCGCGCCGAGCAAGGCGCAGGGCGCGAGCGGCGTGTTGTCCACCAGCGGCGCCGGCAAGACCGGAACGTCGAGCGGCACGTTCACGTTCGCGCGTCCCGGCAAGTTCATCTGGCAATACGAGAAGCCCTATGCGCAACTGCTGCAGGCGGACGGCGACAAGCTCTACGTGTACGACAAGGATCTGAATCAGGTGACGGTGCGCAGTCTTGGCGGGGCGTTGGGCGCGAGTCCTGCGGCGATCCTGTTCGGCAGCAACGATCTGGACAAGAACTTCACGCTGCGCGATGCGGGCGTGAAGGCCGGCATCGACTGGCTCGAACTGACGCCGAAAGCGAAAGACACGCAGTTCCAACGCGTGGGCATCGGCTTCAAGGACGGCAATCTCGAAGCAATGGAGTTGCACGACGTGTTCGGCAACGTGACCCTGCTGACCTTCTCGAACATTCAGAAGAACCCGCCGCTGCCGGCGGATGCGTTCAAGTTCACGGTGCCGAAGGGTGCGGATGTGATCAACGGGTAA
- a CDS encoding Fic family protein, producing MSPTQSLIWQAPTWPGMHYDVIQVGAELARAHRAQGVVEGKLAGLGFEQRLELAAEAWSQDAVATAAIEGERINLTAVRSSVARRLGVGNQDGANAPRSVEGLLDIMDDAVLQRAAPLSHERLCAWQAALFPTGYSGMTKILVGAYREHAEPMQVVSGGFGRERVHYEAPSSAHVPAEMQQFLDWFNATTEHDSLVKAALAHLWFETIHPFEDGNGRVGRVLIDLVLARENGEISRLIRTSQRLLDKRRDYYEQLERAQHGDLDVTAWVLWFVEQVRVSCEEASGVMDAALATALFWMNHQDKVLTTRQRKVVKLLLDAGPHGFDGGMNTRKYESVGGTSRATASRELIELEDMGILGRVGAGRSTRYYLTIPGWGPADATSSTTPPPPESALDAQPSYRR from the coding sequence ATGTCACCGACACAGTCCCTTATCTGGCAAGCCCCCACGTGGCCCGGCATGCACTATGACGTCATTCAGGTCGGCGCCGAACTGGCTCGCGCGCACCGGGCGCAAGGCGTTGTCGAGGGCAAGCTGGCGGGTCTGGGCTTCGAACAGCGCCTCGAACTCGCCGCCGAAGCCTGGAGTCAGGACGCCGTCGCGACAGCCGCTATCGAAGGTGAACGCATCAACCTTACCGCGGTGCGTTCGTCCGTGGCGCGGCGGCTCGGCGTCGGCAATCAGGACGGCGCCAACGCGCCTCGAAGCGTGGAAGGCCTGCTCGACATCATGGACGACGCGGTGCTGCAAAGGGCGGCGCCACTCTCGCATGAGCGTCTGTGTGCCTGGCAGGCGGCGCTTTTCCCGACCGGCTACTCGGGCATGACGAAAATTCTCGTCGGGGCCTACCGCGAGCATGCCGAGCCGATGCAAGTGGTCAGTGGAGGCTTCGGACGCGAAAGGGTGCACTACGAGGCGCCGTCGTCGGCCCACGTCCCGGCCGAAATGCAGCAATTCCTGGACTGGTTCAACGCCACGACCGAGCACGACAGTCTGGTCAAAGCGGCACTCGCTCACCTGTGGTTCGAGACGATTCACCCTTTCGAGGACGGGAACGGCCGCGTCGGTCGAGTCCTCATCGATCTCGTGCTGGCGCGCGAAAACGGTGAGATCAGCCGCTTGATCCGGACTTCGCAGCGCCTGCTCGACAAGCGGCGCGACTACTACGAGCAGCTCGAACGCGCCCAGCATGGCGATCTGGACGTGACCGCATGGGTTCTGTGGTTCGTGGAGCAGGTGCGGGTGTCCTGCGAAGAAGCGTCCGGCGTCATGGACGCCGCGCTCGCCACAGCCCTTTTCTGGATGAACCATCAGGACAAGGTACTGACCACTCGACAGCGCAAAGTCGTCAAGCTGCTGCTCGATGCCGGTCCCCATGGTTTCGACGGCGGCATGAACACGCGGAAATACGAGAGCGTCGGCGGCACGTCGCGGGCCACGGCGTCGCGCGAACTCATCGAACTCGAGGACATGGGCATACTGGGCAGGGTCGGTGCGGGTCGCTCGACCCGCTATTACCTGACTATCCCGGGGTGGGGGCCGGCGGACGCAACCAGCTCGACTACGCCTCCACCTCCAGAATCTGCGCTGGATGCGCAGCCTTCATATCGTCGATAA